The proteins below come from a single Flavobacterium lindanitolerans genomic window:
- a CDS encoding helix-turn-helix domain-containing protein has translation MEMISVLDISQLKLGEGQKDFYVNRIPPHIAENHSKITRPHKHNSYLTILFTKGSGRHEIDFNSYEIKPGSLFVLAPGKTHHWELSEDIDGYIFSHTANFYDLHYSHNRLHQFPFFYSIQNTPFLALDSENSKKTEHLFRKLLDEYESAKNFQQQLIISYIDIIYIELSRLYLIENAPKIIKSGAYSEKFQQFEDLIEKNYITEKSPSQYADWMNISPKHLNRITKTIIGKTASEVITDRIILEAKRRFLHTKNNFSAIAESLGYDDYAYFSKLFKKSSGLTPTGFLKLY, from the coding sequence ATGGAAATGATTAGCGTTTTAGACATCAGTCAGTTAAAATTAGGCGAAGGCCAAAAGGATTTTTATGTCAACAGGATTCCTCCACATATAGCGGAGAATCACAGCAAAATAACCCGTCCTCACAAACACAATTCCTATCTGACAATTCTATTTACGAAAGGTTCCGGAAGGCATGAAATTGATTTTAATTCTTATGAAATCAAACCCGGAAGCCTATTTGTTCTTGCTCCCGGAAAAACGCACCACTGGGAACTTTCTGAAGATATTGACGGTTATATTTTTTCACACACGGCTAATTTTTACGATTTGCATTATTCCCACAACAGACTGCATCAGTTTCCTTTTTTCTATTCCATCCAGAATACGCCTTTTCTGGCTTTAGACAGTGAAAACAGCAAAAAAACAGAACACTTATTCCGGAAACTTTTGGATGAATACGAAAGTGCCAAAAATTTTCAGCAACAGCTTATTATAAGCTATATCGACATTATTTATATTGAACTGTCGCGGTTATATCTGATAGAAAATGCTCCAAAAATCATAAAATCTGGTGCCTATTCTGAGAAATTCCAGCAATTTGAAGACCTGATTGAAAAAAATTACATCACAGAAAAATCACCTTCACAATATGCAGACTGGATGAACATCAGTCCCAAACACCTAAATCGGATTACAAAAACTATAATTGGAAAAACAGCATCTGAAGTTATCACGGACAGGATTATACTGGAAGCAAAAAGACGATTTTTACATACCAAAAATAATTTTTCGGCTATAGCCGAATCTTTAGGTTATGATGACTATGCTTACTTTTCGAAATTATTTAAGAAGAGTTCAGGCCTCACTCCTACTGGGTTTCTTAAACTCTACTAA
- a CDS encoding DUF983 domain-containing protein, whose product MSFLKNVIQNKCPHCGKGKVFKTNGNPFLFQMPEMHPECSECGHKFVKEPGFFFGAMYVSYALAVGEMVATFFISRLFVTSLVHSLLFIVATAFLLCTINFRYSRLLWIYMFDSKAKVN is encoded by the coding sequence ATGTCATTCTTAAAAAATGTAATTCAGAATAAGTGTCCTCACTGTGGAAAAGGAAAAGTATTTAAAACAAACGGCAATCCATTTTTATTCCAGATGCCCGAAATGCACCCGGAATGTTCAGAATGCGGACATAAGTTTGTAAAAGAACCCGGTTTTTTCTTTGGGGCAATGTATGTGAGCTATGCGCTGGCTGTTGGAGAAATGGTAGCTACTTTTTTTATTTCCAGATTGTTTGTTACAAGTTTAGTACACAGCCTTTTGTTTATCGTTGCGACAGCATTTCTGTTATGCACGATTAATTTCAGATATTCAAGGCTGTTATGGATTTATATGTTTGACAGCAAGGCTAAGGTCAATTAG
- a CDS encoding PepSY-associated TM helix domain-containing protein, which produces MAKKKNKYSFKHWIGKIHLWLGMASGSVVLLLSVTGCIYVFSVEITEALRKDVMYVSKTESAPIPISKLWDDTQKKIGNNLKISRVKVSNNPEKTWVFGCYKKNENAITYFGAIDYYKSVYVNPYSGEILAVYDEEMDFFNIVKFIHWSLLLEVGLGQQIVGWSTFIFVIMLITGIILWWPKNKAARKQRFKFQWKETTNWRRKNYDIHNIFGFYIATIALIIAFTGMVWAFSWFQAAVYVAGSGTTERPEVVTKEADKNLPKISNAMEAVLEKAKLAYPDADAFSLRKPADSLATMDVYVQQNENTYYVSHEMRFDQKSGEILLNRNHSQKNFGEKLITANYDLHVGAILGIPGKIIAFIASFICGMLPVTGFLIWYGRKFKKKTKRAN; this is translated from the coding sequence GTGGCAAAGAAGAAAAACAAATACAGCTTTAAGCATTGGATTGGGAAAATACATCTTTGGCTTGGAATGGCTTCAGGCTCGGTTGTACTGTTGCTTTCCGTTACCGGCTGTATTTATGTTTTTAGCGTCGAGATTACGGAAGCACTACGCAAAGACGTTATGTATGTTTCCAAAACGGAATCCGCGCCCATTCCCATTTCAAAGCTTTGGGACGATACACAGAAAAAAATCGGAAACAATCTTAAAATTTCCAGAGTAAAGGTTTCTAACAATCCTGAAAAAACATGGGTTTTTGGCTGCTATAAGAAAAATGAAAATGCAATTACCTATTTTGGAGCAATTGACTATTATAAGTCGGTTTATGTAAATCCCTATTCCGGAGAAATTCTGGCGGTTTACGATGAAGAAATGGACTTTTTCAATATTGTGAAATTTATCCATTGGAGTCTTTTGCTGGAGGTAGGTCTTGGACAACAGATTGTGGGCTGGTCCACATTCATTTTTGTCATCATGCTCATTACCGGAATTATTTTATGGTGGCCCAAAAACAAAGCCGCACGCAAGCAGCGTTTTAAATTCCAATGGAAAGAAACCACAAATTGGAGAAGAAAAAATTATGACATCCACAATATTTTCGGTTTCTATATCGCTACAATCGCATTAATTATAGCCTTTACCGGAATGGTATGGGCATTTTCATGGTTCCAGGCTGCCGTTTATGTAGCCGGTTCCGGCACAACTGAACGGCCGGAAGTCGTAACAAAAGAAGCGGATAAAAATCTTCCGAAAATTTCCAATGCAATGGAGGCCGTTCTCGAAAAAGCAAAACTGGCTTATCCCGATGCCGATGCTTTCAGCTTAAGAAAACCTGCCGATTCTTTAGCAACTATGGATGTTTATGTCCAGCAAAACGAAAACACTTATTATGTTTCACATGAAATGCGTTTTGACCAAAAATCCGGAGAGATTCTATTGAACAGAAACCATTCCCAAAAAAATTTCGGAGAAAAATTAATTACGGCTAACTATGACCTGCATGTTGGGGCAATTCTTGGAATTCCCGGAAAAATAATCGCTTTCATTGCAAGCTTTATCTGCGGCATGTTACCTGTAACAGGATTTTTAATCTGGTATGGCAGAAAATTCAAGAAAAAAACCAAGAGGGCTAATTAG
- a CDS encoding PepSY-associated TM helix domain-containing protein, with the protein MGFKKNIRFLHKWLGLTSGLIVFIVSITGSIFCFHDEIKDLTRDYRKVNIEDKSYILASELQSKAKTMFPEATADMVVFYGKDRPAIVYSSIGNKPYNLYFNPYSGAFLKQESIEDDFFAIIEDLHMHLWLPPEIGKHVVGIATIVFIIMLISGIILWWPKKRKDLKNRIRIKWKAKWRRVNYDWHNVTGFYISLFVLVIALTGLTFSYEWMHKTMYFVGNLGQEYPNDDFSPAIDSTLVPNTKANPMDIALSQAYKAKPNDEMFFVWYQGEKSAIITGSYPDALDFDHQSNLYFHPKTGELLNTDLYENKSPGTQLQEMNYGLHTGQYFGLTGKIIAFILSLLAAALPVTGFIIFWGRRNKKAKK; encoded by the coding sequence ATGGGTTTTAAAAAAAATATAAGATTCTTACACAAATGGCTCGGACTCACCTCCGGGCTTATTGTGTTTATAGTGAGTATCACTGGTTCTATTTTCTGTTTTCACGATGAAATCAAAGATCTGACAAGAGATTACAGAAAAGTAAACATCGAGGACAAATCTTATATTTTAGCTTCAGAATTACAGTCGAAAGCCAAAACAATGTTTCCGGAAGCCACTGCCGACATGGTTGTTTTTTACGGAAAAGACAGACCCGCCATTGTTTATTCATCTATTGGCAACAAACCTTATAATTTATATTTTAATCCTTATTCCGGTGCTTTTTTAAAACAGGAAAGCATAGAAGATGATTTTTTTGCCATTATAGAAGACCTCCATATGCATCTCTGGCTACCACCGGAAATTGGAAAGCATGTTGTTGGAATAGCAACAATTGTTTTTATCATCATGCTTATTTCAGGAATTATTTTATGGTGGCCCAAAAAACGTAAGGACTTAAAAAACAGAATCCGGATTAAATGGAAAGCCAAATGGCGACGCGTGAATTATGACTGGCATAATGTAACCGGATTCTACATCTCGCTATTCGTATTGGTAATTGCGCTGACAGGACTGACATTTTCTTATGAGTGGATGCATAAAACGATGTACTTTGTTGGAAACCTTGGACAGGAATATCCAAATGATGACTTTTCACCGGCAATCGATTCTACATTGGTACCAAATACAAAAGCCAATCCAATGGATATTGCCCTTTCACAAGCTTATAAAGCCAAACCAAACGACGAAATGTTTTTTGTATGGTATCAGGGTGAAAAATCAGCAATCATAACAGGCTCTTATCCGGATGCTCTGGATTTTGACCATCAGTCCAATCTGTATTTTCATCCAAAAACCGGAGAACTCCTGAATACGGATTTATACGAAAATAAAAGTCCCGGAACACAGTTACAGGAAATGAATTACGGATTGCATACCGGACAATACTTTGGCCTGACCGGAAAAATAATTGCTTTTATACTCAGCTTGCTTGCGGCTGCCCTGCCAGTTACTGGATTTATAATTTTCTGGGGAAGAAGAAACAAAAAGGCAAAAAAATAA